The window GCTGCTCTGATCAGAGTTGCAGTCCCCGGCGTCTTCTGATCGGAGAGGGTGAGCGGCGGTCGCCGGCGTCGTCCGATCGGAGAGGAGGGACCTACTGTTGAAGATTGGAGAGGATTAGAGGAAAATGAAGAGTGTTTAGGTTAACGAACGATAAGAGGtgtgtgttttatttttaaaaaatactttttattgatataaaaagataatgggtaaaatatttattccaTACATTTTcgatttagtttctattttgtcCTATGTTTCAGAAATTTAATACTTTGTTAGTTAGCTTTCAATAAAgctcaatttttaattttccctATCAAAACTAGCAGAGAGTGAAGATGATAGGTGTggcaaaataatttttttatatgattttataatgaaatttCATGTCGGTTAAGACTTAGGAGCCGTTTGGAGGAAGAATTATCACTATTGGGTTAGGGTTATGGTAATCCAACCCTTGTTTGGGGGAGGGTTATCATAACCCTTGTTTTAGATTTACCATAACCCatcttccctctctctcttccttctcAATCCCTCTTCAACCCTCCATAATTCTACTTTTTCAACCCTCCATAATTCTACTTTTTCAACCCTCCGTAATCCTACCTTTTCAATTCCTCATAATACTACTTTCCAATTCCTCGCAGTTttaccatttcattttttttaaaaaaattactcttttatttgtcaaatgtcatttgttttttaattaatttaataatcttaaaaaaaattgttttttaatttattttatttacaaaataaatattaattgtgaTTAGTTTATGCATTTAGTACtcatatttactttattttattttatgtcttttatttgtttttttacctttttaaatattttattttaaactaatctATGTGTATCTAAACTATTTCGGATAAATTtgagttaaataaatttttaaaaaatgaattttattaaacttatagaaaaatcaaaacaaaatcaaataagacGATTTAATAACTTTAGAATTCTTAAACAAcctaaaaaatgtataacaaattttttttggaagcatttaaactttaaatgtataagaattttttttaaaaaaaaatcaatttaacggtgagatttgatttaagatttatttgaattaaattttgaatctaattttttaccaaattatgctatatttttctaaaatgtactatctttttttccctctttcttcttccttatttaaaaaaaagttcatattgtatttaaataaattaaggaaaattgtGTTACGAAAACTAGAACGattagataaattaaatatacaaaatttgtgtatttaagttagaatatgaatttttttaaaacaaattaataatttatttgcacCTAACAATTACGTCAAAGAAATATGTGTATTAGatttataatacaaatttctttaaaaaatcaataaattatttgcaCATGACGACAACgtaaaaaatgttggaaataGATGTcacatttaaagaaattattaaaaattgttttacgaaaatagaataatttagtaaattaaatatacaaaattttggttggatttagaatatgaatttttttaaaaaaatgtataaaaaataaatttcataacacTACACACATAACCCTTCCctcaaacacatcttatcataacgCTACTCACATAACCCTTCTCCCTAACAActtttatcataaaactagttttatcataacactagttTTATCATAAACTTAACTCTTCCATAACTCAATTCTTCCCCCAAACGGCCCCTTAGTTTTGTTTGGGACTTGTTTAGTTCGTACGTCCATACAATTTTATACCAAAGAGAAAACAAGCAACCTTTTTATGAGTGTTAGAGAGAAGATATGggatgaagaggaagaaggatAAGAGTTGGGTAGAAAATATGATTGAATAAgttagaagttttttttttaatattggaaGGGTccttaaaataactaaaattattgCAAAAAGTAAGGGGCAAGAATATGGGTTGAATGTGTATAAGTGAGACTACCCAATCCATGTTATaaggttaaattttttttattttttctggTTGGATTGGTTCTCAGGTTGGAGGGTTGAAAAATTtggttcaacccaacccaacccatattaatattatatatatatatatataaaattagaaactaaaaaaaagttatacaaCTCGACAACgcaactcaacccaacccatatatTTACGGGTTGggttaaaaactaaattcggGTTATTCAGGTTGCGACACCTAAATAACTCGAAAATATGAGTTAGGTTGAGAATATCTCTCAACACAACCTGATTTCACCCCTAGCAAAAACTCACAAGGAAAATGTCGTGAATTTAATTAACACCAAAATGATTGAATaagcataaattttttaatattgatattgtaCATTTTTAAGAGCATTACAAGCCATTTTATAGGTTAAATGGTCATGCATGGAATGAAATCTAACAATCATCCAAAAACACTTAAATGTCGATTGAAGAAAACACATGCATGGGTGGAAGCCCAATTGTCATCCAAATAGACTTAAATGCTATTAAGGAAAATAAGACCTAAGAACTTAAAATAAGATTGCATACTAAATTTAGgtcaaaatgaaaaactaaaaaaatagaaagtattCAAAATGCTTTAAATAACTCATCTAGAAGGCAACAACATTGATGTGCACGTTTGATATGATATAACATGACGTTTTACCATATAGTGCACAATTGACAGCATCTTCTTCACAGAATCtgcacatttttttattcattcataCCATATTCCAAACTATTGAAATTTTCTCATGTCatctttaattcattttcatcttaacTTGTTGAACtaccatttatatataattttctgaCTCAATATTATTTCACTTGATATGAATTTGCTAGTTTTTAAGGTGTAGTGTGAAAATCTCTAGAATATTTTTTGCCTtgctttttgtaatttgttattCGCACACATACAAATGCTCTATCGTTGAATTCacatcaaaatattgataatttttgttttttttaagaacatCTTCTCctccaataaaataatttttaattgtttcaagGTGATTTAGAGTTGTTTCAAATGCATTAGCaagttatttgttattattttttcatctcGCTGGCATCTAACAACTTCTTAagttcaaatgtttaatctcAAATGAATTATGTACTTGTTCTTATGTGATTTAGGGTgcttttagttattgttttttgcATCTCACAATCTTGCAAACATCTTGCaactttcaaactttaaatatcCAAGGCTGAATTAGTCATGTACTTATTTAGGGTGCGACTatgcatgttttatttagttttttactACTGTTTTTTAATCTCACAAATAAGtcatacattttttatgtGATATGTCAGCttctaacttcaaatcaatttttgtaggaatttataaaaagtttaaggTGGTTTAAGAATGTCACATGTTTGGATTTTAGTGGGTTTGTATAGGATGAAGGacgaagaaaatatgaatgaGACATGTTAAAATGCATCATTGTcagtaaataaataacacaCAAAGATTTAAAAGCTGGATTCTATGATTTGCAAAAGTTGACCCTATAGAGTTCGACATAAAGATAAGATGCATAtgagataaaaatgaaaaataaagttccACTATTTGAGTTACAATGATTGTGGTTTGAAGTTTTATATTCTCAGTGGAAAATCCAATAGAGGTTCCCTGTACGTCTCATTCGAGCCTAGAAGCAATTAAAGCAATAACCTGAAGCAACCAAGTTCATAACTAAAACCATCATCCTCCAATTGCAATGGATACATTAGatgagaatgaaaattatattgtgAAGTTCAAGTTGGTTTGTGTGATAACATAATAAGAACCACTTTGGCTATATAGGTCATATAAGTCATGATTCAAAAGATGATACTTTTACATGGGAGTCAGttgaaataacaataaattgtTTGACATCCCACAACAGAGATGCTCCTAAAAAagattacaaagaaaaaacaatttgagATGAACAACAAATCGTTTGACATCCCACAACAGAGATGCTCCTACCAAAGATTGCAAAGAAAAAGCTAAAGTCCACTACAAATTCTCTGGCCGAATGTTGAAGGCAAATTGAAGTGATTGATTCGAAGAAAGCTTTACAAGTACTGAGGAGTTCTCTAACTCAATATGAACCTCATTGCCCAATGCATTCATTTGGTGCTCGTCACCCACCTTCACCGTATTATTGTTGTCATCCTTCTTTGGTATCCTCAACCAAGGAGGGGTACCGGTTGTGTTAACATCTTGGACTTGGGcatcaacttcttcattttgtaGTGTATGATCTACTGAGCCTTCAAACCTCATGCGATCGCCTTCATTATCCTATGGAAGCTCAAAATGCATTAGTCAGAATAATGATAGAAACTAAACATTAAGATCAGTGAGAACATGAAACTTAACATACGAGTAGTTactaattatcaaataactaAACTCGATACAAAGATTAAAGGAGCATTAACAGTTTCTAAAAGCAAAACTTTGAtttctaaccttttttttaagtcCAATGTGTTCCAATATGTTGAACATCATGcctttcaattcttcaatatCTGATTTTAGACTTGTAATTTGACTTTCAACAACCGTTACTCGATCCTCGAGATTCCGAATAACCTCTTTCATCTTagatttcaacttttgtttcttacttttttttaagtcaCCTCCGTCATTACTaacttctcttcctctttttgaACCACCGTTCTTCATATGAACAATGTTAGATGAGTGGAGTTTGTCAAAAAGTTCACTTGAACTAATTCTCAACTGCTCTTCTTCAGGTGTCATCTCAATAACTGCCTTAATTATCAactagaaagagaaaaaacaaatgtattTAGGTCAAACAAAAAGGCACAAAATCATGCGATCTTCAAGTTAGTTATTATTGTTTGCTGCTTACCATTGGCGAGTCAAACACCTGACTCTGTATAGTATAAGACTTCGATGATTGTTGGCATACCCACCTCAGCATTCGTGGTATGACATCATCGTTTATTTTCTCTACACCACATCCAATGATGGTTGATATAGACTCATATGCCCAAACCTATTCCACATTTGACAAACAAGTTTAGCAAGtgtcatatatatatgcacaAGTTTAAAGTAGGAAATAGCATACCTGTAATGCATGTGGAAATCCCAAGatagtatattttttcttaaagacCTTCTTTCCCTTGACATATTGCATGTCCAAGGCTCTTTTTAAAGCATTAAGTGTACGTCTGAAAACAATCTCGCCCCAATCATAATTGTCAAACGTGTTCCAGTCTTCAGCAATCTTTAAAAAGTTTCGGTTCACTTTGGTTCTCCTATCTTTTCCTAATAATGATAACTCTATAAAGTACACCAAAGCTAATTTGACCATATCATCGTCATCACCTCCATATTCCAAAAATGTGTCCTCTAACTCTCTTACATAAATAGACTTTTTGTCTTTGAAGAATTTCTCCAACAATCTACTATTCCCAACAGGTTGAATAGACTCCTTTTCGGGGTCCTCCTTTTCGGGACCCCATAGACCCGTTACGATGTTAAACTCCCTCCTACCAAAAGTACACACAACACTTCCCAGCAAGAAACTTATATGAtccttctcttcctctttcacCTCCCTTAACAATAAGTAGTGGATGAGTGGCCCATTAAAGACAATATTTAGATCCAAAAAGTGGCCAAGCTTTGTTTTCCTAAATAAGGCTAACTGATTCGGGTTGAGTTTGGCTTTAATATTACGTAttgtattttctaaatgaGACAAACAACTTACTAGAGCCTGGAAATGATGGGAAGGTTTAATCTTGTACATGGGCTCGTCAATCGATGTCATAACTAAAGCctgaacaagaaaaaaaacaacttaaagTTTTTATGTCATATGAGATGTGTGCGAGATAAAACATAATTGCATAACACTCCTGACTTTAGGTGGGGTACCAATTTGATTTCGAATAAAATTATAAGGGCCTAACTGCATAAAAACACTCAAAATGACTTTAGTAGGAGTAGCAATTTGATCTCGAAATACATAGTGAAAGTTTTGAATATGTGCAAGATAAAACATAAGGGCCTAAAAGACTTACTAAACATACATAAAAACACTCCAAATGACTTAAGGAGGggtaacaatttaatttcaaaacccATAGTGAAAGTTTGGAATTTGCAAGATAAAACATGTGTATAAAAGGTTTATTAAATATGCATAAAAACACTCCAAATGGTTTAAGAGAGGTagtaatttgatttcaaaatgcacggtgaaattttaaaatgtgcGAGATACGTGCGAGATACGTGCCAGATCAAATTGCTTACACCCCTTAACACATATACATCTTGAATGACTCCCACGTTGCATTTTCCAAAGCTATTTTCTTATGGAACTCTATATGAATTATCATATATCCTTTTCCATCCAGTGAATCGAAAAGAATCTTTCTCAATCACTCAAATACTAAAATCTTGTAACAAAGTTTTTCTACCGTGCAACATCTCCTAAAGAAGTTTATAAGATAAATTGATATTGAAATTTCTAAGCGCGAACACAAGATTCACATATAGTCCAAACTACAACTTCACATCTTCCacttttacttaaaaaattgATCCTACTCAATGCTACTACAACTTCACATCTCCCACCTttactaaaaaattgaaaattgatccTACCCAATGCTACCTAGTTTCTAGTTTCAATTTACAAAAGCTCGATCTAGTAGGTTAAgaaatacacaaaaaaaactatcacaaatttatataaatttatattcacaatggtaaaataaagtaaatacaGCGGAAATCACCTATTGAGATATGAAAAAGCCGCAAGGAGGTTTTGACTGCTCCGATATcccaacaaaaaattgaagaggATGAATACGGCACTGAAACTGTATTCAAACTACAATGAATACGACACTGGAGGAGTAGAGGAGAATAAATCAAAGTGGAAGCGGgaaagttcaagaaaaaaaaaatcactttgtgcaaggagaagaagaaaggaacgAATGgggatttttttattctttttttattcttttttgttttaggttAAAAGAACGAAAGAAAATTACTTAAGAGCAATTTTACATTTCACCCCCAATTTCCCGATTATGTTCGATAAAGCGAATTGAAACAAACTATCATCCCACAAATCAATCATAGACGAAGAAGCtgaaatataaagaaataatgaaatacTGCCGAAGAGAAATAGCAAGGCGGTGGGCGAGGAATGAAAAGGTAACActttgagagagaaaatagtGAGGGAAACGAACGACTACAGATATGGTTCAGGAACAATCCAAAAATAGGTCCGTTTGGGTGGCAATTTATAAACcctaattcaaataataataaaaaaaaggtcacGGAATTAATGATCAGAAGATGGCGGAACGCTTGGAAGTCAGACGGCAGTGGCAGCACCTAACGAAGAAAGAATACAGTGGAGTAGCTGAACTGACGAGGAGCCGGCGgcaataagaagaagaagcggcggagagagtgagagatggggataatttgaagtttgtttaGGCATTTGGAGGGGCGATCGGTGGTCGGTGGTCGGTTGAAGCCGAATCGACCGTTGGTTTAACCAACCcggttttcttctctttcaatGAACCGAcctaatcttattttttactGTGtcaaattttgcattttttgcGCCAACACCTTTCATCtttacaaatttgatgaaCTAACATATTGttcaaatcatatatatatatatatatatatatacaaaatcttTTAAAGCATCATATATACGAAATCTTTTAAAGCATCACTAACTATTTGATgttcatatttcaaaatctaagCTTTTTATTTTCGAATTTCAATAATGCTCAATTCTAGTGCTTGAGATAATAAAACTGTTAGTAACTTGATAAAAAGTTGACTAGGATGATGACTAGACTAATTTTGGACTAAAATGTATTAATGACGTGACTATATTTTAACTATATTGTAACATTCATTTTAGTCCTTATATTTTCAACAcgaattcattttaattatatactttaaaaaataacaaagtaaattgtgattctaaaacaattaaatgaCTTTCcctatttacaaaatcactcaacaaaaaaagaattactTCTGAAAGAACTGctatacttattttatttgttatagtGAGGTATTTGTACAACAAATGTGTAAAACCATTCCACCTcttgtaaatgaaaaagaaaaaaaaaacccataaacaacaaaatgtaatttatgaaaatagcatgtaaattttcaaaagtcatGCAACGATAAAcataatcaattaaaactCAACACCGTCTTGCAaaagaatttgattgaaaGCTTACAAATCTATCAACCAATCCAAACATGAAATGTCATTGGTTGATATTCATGTTTggattagttaatattttagagCGTCGAACGTAccaaatttagatattttgatCAAAACTTAGTTTATATCTATTTTAGATAGATTTGGTGTTATTTTGCCGCCgacccaaaaaaataataataataaaaatttcatgtttgaattcaaaattcaaaatttaccGTCTAATTGAGATAAcacatttattattgataCATGTCCAacgaataattatattaattattatgttctatcatagaacaatttcaatattgaatatttatttcaaatgaacTTAGATTTTATATTAGGAATAGCTGAAGATtccattaatttaataaattactATACATGTAACATTTATGTGATGTGACCCACTAGCTCAGAGGTTAGAATAATGCGATGGTCATTGGTTTGATTTCAATAGTcgacttttctttatttatttgattattgatataattagtCGATCAACTTATAGATAAACAACTTCTTACTCTTTTGTCACCAATCTATCGATAGATTTGACAACATTGTCTCCAAGACACATACAGAATTCTTCACTAGGCATTATCTATCATGTGATCGCACATtcaacacacacacaagcaagagaacaaaaaatgtaaaatttgtgCAATATCATCTCCACGCCATgctaaattttca of the Cucumis sativus cultivar 9930 chromosome 3, Cucumber_9930_V3, whole genome shotgun sequence genome contains:
- the LOC101207436 gene encoding uncharacterized protein LOC101207436; this encodes MTSIDEPMYKIKPSHHFQALVSCLSHLENTIRNIKAKLNPNQLALFRKTKLGHFLDLNIVFNGPLIHYLLLREVKEEEKDHISFLLGSVVCTFGRREFNIVTGLWGPEKEDPEKESIQPVGNSRLLEKFFKDKKSIYVRELEDTFLEYGGDDDDMVKLALVYFIELSLLGKDRRTKVNRNFLKIAEDWNTFDNYDWGEIVFRRTLNALKRALDMQYVKGKKVFKKKYTILGFPHALQVWAYESISTIIGCGVEKINDDVIPRMLRWVCQQSSKSYTIQSQVFDSPMLIIKAVIEMTPEEEQLRISSSELFDKLHSSNIVHMKNGGSKRGREVSNDGGDLKKSKKQKLKSKMKEVIRNLEDRVTVVESQITSLKSDIEELKGMMFNILEHIGLKKKDNEGDRMRFEGSVDHTLQNEEVDAQVQDVNTTGTPPWLRIPKKDDNNNTVKVGDEHQMNALGNEVHIELENSSVLVKLSSNQSLQFAFNIRPENL